A region of Lagenorhynchus albirostris chromosome 20, mLagAlb1.1, whole genome shotgun sequence DNA encodes the following proteins:
- the IKZF3 gene encoding zinc finger protein Aiolos: protein MGSERALVLDRLASNVAKRKSSMPQKFIGEKRHCFDVSYNPSYVYEKESEMIQTRMMDQAINNAISYLGAEALRPLVQTPPAPTSEMVPVISSMYPIALTRAEMPNGAPQDLEKKNVQLPEKSLPSERGLSPNNSGHDSTDTDSNHEERQNHIYQQNHMVPSRARNGMPLLKEVPRSYELLKPPPICPRDSIKVINKEGEVMDVYRCDHCRVLFLDYVMFTIHMGCHGFRDPFECNMCGYRSHDRYEFSSHIARGEHRAMLK from the exons ATGGGAAGTGAAAGAGCTCTCGTTCTGGACAGATTAGCAAGCAATGTGGCAAAGCGAAAAAGCTCAATGCCTCAGAAATTCATTG GTGAGAAGCGCCACTGCTTTGACGTCAGCTATAATCCCAGCTATGTGTATGAGAAAGAGAGTGAGATGATCCAGACCCGAATGATGGACCAGGCCATCAATAACGCCATCAGCTATCTTGGTGCCGAAGCCCTGCGCCCCTTGGTCCAGACACCGCCTGCTCCCACCTCAGAGATGGTCCCAGTTATCAGCAGCATGTACCCCATAGCCCTCACCCGTGCTGAGATGCCGAATGGTGCCCCCCAAGACCTGGAAAAGAAGAATGTCCAGCTGCCAGAGAAGAGCCTGCCTTCTGAAAGAGGCCTCTCCCCCAACAACAGTGGCCACGACTCCACGGACACTGACAGCAACCATGAGGAACGCCAGAATCACATCTACCAGCAAAATCACATGGTCCCTTCTCGGGCCCGCAATGGGATGCCGCTTCTGAAGGAGGTCCCCCGCTCTTATGAACTCCTCAAGCCCCCACCCATCTGCCCAAGAGACTCCATCAAAGTGATCAACAAAGAAggggaggtgatggatgtgtacCGGTGTGACCACTGTCGAGTCCTCTTCCTGGATTACGTGATGTTCACTATTCACATGGGTTGCCACGGCTTTCGTGACCCTTTTGAGTGTAACATGTGTGGCTATCGAAGCCACGATCGCTATGAGTTCTCATCTCACATAGCCAGAGGAGAACACAGAGCCATGCTGAAGTGA